One window of the Pieris brassicae chromosome 4, ilPieBrab1.1, whole genome shotgun sequence genome contains the following:
- the LOC123708217 gene encoding coiled-coil domain-containing protein 191 produces the protein MGAAEPSLVLQCLKVPKFLQRMEARARERDEKHAVIRERRKQIEEEKLRLKQQAELAKAEMDKEEKTKRIKDLKQKRRKEKIENIRKKQHAERMRALMVMADLHYEKSLMIRYGVLPFQILIQMKRDNLDQAKAHHKFQLIKNIFLHWMFYTEDMWFERNFTAEEHYRKKVLRRAFDTLQKNHYNYILKKQVAEDYYDFYVTQLVFRKFCEGINVVKQEIELKWTAAVTYHNCNVIFKTFTCWRALPALNALKRDQEARKRKWRQKVMLVLPDYNPPED, from the exons ATGGGAGCTGCAG agCCCTCATTGGTTTTACAATGTTTAAAGGTGCCAAAATTTTTACAAAGGATGGAAGCGAGAGCACGCGAAAGAGACGAAAAACATGCAGTAATAAGAGAAAGGCGTAAACAAATTGAGGAAGAAAAGTTAAGATTAAAGCAGCag GCGGAGCTGGCAAAGGCTGAAATGGATAAAGAGGAAAAAACTAAACGCATAAAAGAcctgaaacaaaaaagaagaaaGGAGAAAATTGAAAACATACGCAAAAAGCAACATGCAGAAAGAATGAGAGCACTAATGGTTATGGCCGATTTACATTACGAAAAGAGTTTAATGATACGATACGGTGTGCTGCCATTTCAGATTTTGATACAAATGAAACGGGACAACCTAGATCAAGCGAAGGCGCAtcataaatttcaattaattaaaaatatatttttacattggATGTTTTATACGGAAGATATGTGGTTTGAGAGAAATTTTACAGCTGAGGAACATTatagaaaaaaggttttaaggCGAGCATTTGATACTTTGCAGAAG aatcattacaattatatcTTGAAGAAGCAAGTCGCCGAAGATTACTACGATTTTTACGTAACTCAATTAGTTTTTAGAAAGTTTTGCGAAGGCATTAATGTCGTTAAACAAGAGATTGAATTAAAATGGACAGCAGCTGTTACGTATCACAACTG TAATGTTATTTTCAAGACTTTCACATGTTGGAGGGCGTTGCCTGCGTTGAATGCTCTCAAGCGAGACCAAGAAGCTCGCAAACGTAAGTGGAGACAGAAAGTCATGCTGGTACTACCCGATTATAACCCCCCAGAAGACTGA
- the LOC123708218 gene encoding palmitoyltransferase ZDHHC23-A: MSQDILPHGASKSNKKWDRDTVVPFILLPLLLLIATISLTITIIVMIFIGMGALYVQSRPRQKNRSPFFYSWTLSSGICMFLVYELGVLSLLQITQLENFIFLLLLAGTCYCFYRMKAIADHELYLGTKGKEYSPVLTSDSYYCQVCQLEVNERYFHSIWWDCCVFRPNYIYFVYGQIFAFATLAFGANLGLTTICHPMILFGSLMIPEDCTDAYFEFNYALCFVSCVYAIGYLSVIALVILQQLFIYLPKYFAPQWRRLVDV, encoded by the exons ATGTCTCAGGATATTTTACCCCACGGAGCAAGTAAATCGAATAAAAAATGGGACAGGGATACGGTTGTgccgtttattttattaccacTTCTGCTATTGATAGCAACAATATCTCTTACCATTACGATAAttgttatgatttttattgGAATGGGCGCCTTATACGTTCAATCACGTCCTAGACAGAAAAATCG atcCCCCTTCTTCTATTCATGGACATTGTCATCAGGAATTTGTATGTTTCTTGTGTATGAGCTAGGGGTTTTATCATTACTACAAATAACTCAATtagaaaactttatatttttattactgttgGCTGGAACATGCTATTGTTTCTATAGGATGAAAGCAATTGCTGATCATGAATTATATTTGGGTACAAAAGGTAAAGAATACAG tccTGTATTAACTTCTGATTCATATTACTGCCAAGTCTGTCAATTGGAAGTAAATGAAAGATACTTTCACTCTATTTG GTGGGATTGTTGTGTTTTCAGAccaaattacatttattttgtatatgggcaaatatttgcatttgCAACACTTGCTTTTGGTGCTAACTTGGGACTCACAACTATATGTCATCCCATGATATTGTTTGGTTCACTGATGATACCTGAAGATTGCACTGATgcttattttgaatttaa CTATGCATTATGCTTTGTATCATGTGTTTATGCAATTGGGTACTTATCAGTAATTGCCTTAGTTATTCTCCAACAACTGTTTATCTACCTTCCAAAGTATTTTG CACCACAGTGGAGAAGGCTGGTTGATGTTTGA